A part of Gaiellales bacterium genomic DNA contains:
- a CDS encoding homocysteine S-methyltransferase family protein has protein sequence MSDIATLLGDTRPVLSDGAIGTMLQAAGLMPGASPEIWNVEHADRLHVIHTAYADAGARLLTTNTFGGTRPRLALHGLEDRVHELNEAGARVAREAADAYGVLALGSMGPTGELMEPLGTMTHDEAVDLFAEQAAGLAAGGAHLLLAETFSDLGEVRAAVEGARRAAPDVPVAVTMTFDLNGHTMMGVSPSRALSEIAAMGVELIGGNCGSGPDEIEAVMVAMTAERPDGVLLLAQSNAGLPQLVGDEFRYGGTPEVMARYAVRMQELGVDVIGSCCGSTPAHTSAMREALGLHAAV, from the coding sequence ATGAGCGACATCGCGACATTGCTGGGTGACACCCGACCGGTGCTGAGCGACGGTGCGATCGGCACCATGCTGCAGGCGGCCGGGCTGATGCCCGGTGCGTCGCCCGAGATCTGGAACGTCGAGCACGCCGACCGCCTGCACGTCATCCACACCGCCTACGCGGACGCCGGAGCGCGGCTGCTGACGACGAACACCTTCGGCGGCACGCGGCCGCGGCTGGCGCTGCACGGGCTGGAGGATCGCGTCCACGAGCTGAACGAGGCGGGCGCGCGTGTGGCCCGTGAGGCGGCGGATGCCTACGGCGTGCTCGCGCTCGGCAGCATGGGGCCGACCGGCGAGCTGATGGAGCCGCTCGGCACGATGACGCACGACGAGGCCGTCGACCTGTTCGCCGAGCAGGCCGCCGGGCTCGCCGCCGGCGGCGCGCACCTGCTGCTGGCCGAGACCTTCAGCGACCTCGGTGAGGTCCGCGCTGCGGTCGAGGGAGCTCGCCGCGCGGCGCCGGACGTGCCGGTCGCGGTGACGATGACCTTTGACCTGAACGGCCACACCATGATGGGGGTGAGCCCCTCGCGAGCGCTCTCCGAGATCGCCGCGATGGGCGTCGAGCTGATCGGCGGCAACTGCGGCAGCGGCCCCGACGAGATCGAGGCCGTGATGGTGGCGATGACCGCCGAGCGGCCGGACGGCGTGCTGCTGCTGGCCCAGAGCAACGCCGGCCTGCCGCAGCTGGTCGGCGACGAGTTCCGCTACGGCGGCACGCCCGAGGTGATGGCGCGCTACGCCGTGCGCATGCAGGAGCTGGGCGTGGACGTGATCGGCTCCTGCTGCGGCAGCACGCCGGCCCACACGTCGGCGATGCGCGAAGCGCTGGGGCTGCACGCCGCCGTCTAG
- a CDS encoding virulence factor: protein MAEYRITYWREIPSMVTARDGAATAKSALPDRFQEAIDEAAMRLGMAGSDAYLEQWQHGEWLPAGGTPDEVVATVAERLDGEYDDTRLQTLLEV, encoded by the coding sequence ATGGCGGAGTACCGCATCACCTACTGGCGGGAGATCCCGTCGATGGTGACCGCCCGCGACGGCGCCGCGACGGCCAAGTCGGCCCTGCCGGACCGATTCCAGGAGGCGATCGACGAGGCGGCGATGCGTCTGGGCATGGCCGGGTCGGACGCGTACCTGGAGCAGTGGCAGCACGGCGAGTGGCTGCCCGCCGGCGGTACGCCTGACGAGGTGGTCGCCACGGTGGCGGAGCGCCTGGACGGCGAGTACGACGACACGCGGCTGCAGACCCTCCTGGAGGTGTGA
- a CDS encoding class I SAM-dependent methyltransferase encodes MDGFSQQLIARSGYEGEDFTAAYDAHRPAPPDAVLDIIEMHAVRRSQLVVDLGAGTGLSTRPWADRSVAVVGIDANKHMVERARAETAAPNVSFALRHATDTGLSDGEADIVTCAQSFHWMEPQPVLAEAARILRAGGVFAAYDYDVVPVVHPSVDAAFVAHVEARSEARRRLGLEAGAAVWPKHGHAAQLRSSGSFSLVRELQCHAEGMIDAERLIGLASSIGGPAELFDGRALEVLRTFETLASTARAVLGEATRRSLTGYTVRLGVRR; translated from the coding sequence GTGGACGGGTTCTCCCAGCAGCTGATCGCGCGCTCCGGGTATGAGGGCGAGGACTTCACCGCGGCCTACGATGCGCACCGGCCGGCGCCGCCTGACGCAGTCCTCGACATCATCGAGATGCATGCCGTAAGGCGCTCGCAGCTGGTCGTCGACCTGGGCGCCGGCACGGGGCTGTCGACGCGCCCGTGGGCAGATCGAAGCGTTGCGGTCGTCGGGATCGACGCCAACAAGCACATGGTCGAGCGCGCGCGGGCCGAGACGGCGGCACCGAACGTCAGCTTCGCGCTGCGCCATGCCACGGACACGGGGCTCAGCGACGGCGAGGCCGACATCGTTACCTGCGCCCAGTCGTTCCACTGGATGGAGCCGCAGCCGGTGCTCGCCGAAGCGGCCCGGATCCTGCGCGCAGGAGGCGTGTTTGCCGCGTACGACTACGACGTGGTGCCCGTCGTGCACCCGAGCGTCGACGCGGCGTTCGTCGCGCACGTCGAGGCGCGATCCGAGGCGCGACGGCGTCTGGGGCTCGAAGCCGGCGCCGCCGTTTGGCCGAAGCACGGGCACGCTGCGCAGCTCCGAAGCAGCGGCTCGTTCTCGCTGGTTCGCGAGCTGCAGTGCCACGCCGAGGGCATGATCGATGCCGAGCGCCTGATTGGCCTTGCGAGCAGCATCGGAGGACCGGCCGAGCTGTTCGACGGCCGGGCTCTCGAGGTGCTCCGCACGTTCGAGACGCTGGCGTCAACGGCCCGCGCGGTGCTCGGCGAAGCTACCCGGCGATCGCTCACCGGCTACACGGTCCGGCTTGGCGTGCGGCGATGA